The Zobellia alginiliquefaciens genome contains a region encoding:
- a CDS encoding lipopolysaccharide biosynthesis protein: protein MKLLEKAKRLIGKDKGRSGKAKKNIFLTIIIKGVGILIGFLYFPLSLDYLGAMKFGIYLTLLSTIDWFLNFDIGIGLGLRNKFGEAIAKNEEEEAVHYVSTAYFVLGAIVTLLTFVLLSLNFILPWTGWLNIEPSMVEEVKMLGAVIIVAFGIRFVTRNVYEIFYALQKMAYVEYFSLLTKASFLVLILLIPFIMSDSLLLFGTAKAMTFALVPLFVGVYFFRRKFSQYRPTLKAVKLSYFKDLFSLGVKFFLIKISLLVIHQTNNLLIASFVSLEGVPQYEAAYKYLSIFMILFVIITNQLWPSNIEAYVKGDIDWMKKSLKTVLKVWLVTLGLAAVMVLLSPLVYKFWLQDNLTIPIGISITVAVSVCLVTWINIFSIVLNGTGKIKIQMYAYLFAALVNIPASLFFVKVLDFGVVGIVLGTVTCLIPLAILAPIQVFKILAKKERGIWAE, encoded by the coding sequence ATGAAACTATTAGAAAAGGCAAAAAGGCTTATTGGAAAAGATAAAGGACGCTCAGGCAAGGCTAAAAAGAATATATTTTTGACCATTATCATCAAGGGGGTGGGCATCTTAATAGGGTTTCTTTATTTTCCTCTATCATTAGATTATCTTGGGGCGATGAAGTTTGGGATCTACCTGACTTTATTATCTACCATTGATTGGTTTTTGAACTTTGACATTGGAATTGGTCTAGGACTTCGAAATAAATTTGGAGAGGCGATTGCAAAAAATGAGGAAGAAGAGGCTGTGCACTATGTGAGCACGGCGTATTTTGTACTTGGAGCCATTGTTACTTTACTAACGTTTGTATTACTTTCACTCAATTTTATACTACCATGGACCGGTTGGCTAAATATTGAGCCCAGTATGGTAGAAGAGGTTAAGATGCTTGGAGCGGTGATAATAGTTGCTTTTGGTATTAGATTTGTAACCCGCAATGTATACGAGATATTCTACGCGCTACAGAAAATGGCCTATGTTGAGTACTTTTCGTTATTGACTAAAGCATCTTTCTTAGTGTTAATTTTGTTGATTCCTTTTATCATGAGCGATTCACTATTGCTTTTTGGAACAGCAAAGGCCATGACTTTTGCCTTAGTACCTTTGTTTGTTGGAGTATATTTTTTTAGAAGAAAATTCAGTCAATACCGGCCGACTTTAAAAGCAGTTAAGCTTTCTTATTTCAAAGACTTATTTTCCTTAGGTGTCAAGTTTTTTCTGATTAAAATATCACTTCTTGTAATTCATCAGACCAATAATCTTTTAATAGCTAGTTTTGTTTCCTTGGAAGGGGTGCCTCAATATGAGGCGGCGTATAAGTACTTGTCTATATTCATGATTCTTTTTGTAATTATTACAAATCAACTGTGGCCATCCAATATAGAGGCCTATGTAAAAGGAGATATTGATTGGATGAAAAAATCTCTAAAAACAGTGCTTAAGGTGTGGTTGGTTACCTTAGGGCTGGCAGCAGTTATGGTATTGTTATCTCCTTTAGTATATAAATTCTGGTTGCAAGATAACCTTACGATACCTATAGGTATTTCTATTACTGTTGCCGTGTCCGTGTGCTTGGTTACTTGGATTAATATTTTCAGTATTGTCTTGAATGGTACAGGAAAAATTAAAATTCAGATGTATGCTTATCTTTTCGCAGCCTTAGTAAATATTCCAGCATCACTTTTTTTTGTAAAGGTCCTTGATTTTGGTGTGGTGGGTATAGTTCTAGGAACTGTAACGTGTCTTATACCTTTGGCTATCTTGGCCCCAATTCAAGTATTCAAAATATTGGCTAAGAAAGAGCGGGGTATATGGGCGGAGTAG
- a CDS encoding O-antigen ligase family protein gives MGNYEQHFSWTGVQIHHFYIYFVIAGLIASYLTYKSDSKYKLEGFLLSFYFLTGNINELLTIKIPGFSFFEIQPIRLIYLLLLFFIIRKTLLSKEKLLSSSKRSTPLFMIPLALYIILLTISIGVNVDEVGSGDALKTVLESFAFVIILFGLKLMADQPTYDLIGKSIIIGAIVTSLVAIVQLGVEPYFMRIGDDRPAFGAVIRSNGIFSTEYFHSYFLIIAIVWVFTTVKNNLWKTGLVILFSIGVVTSFMRMSWIILALVLITYLIFIYKIALEKMLFAGLTGLAILLCAGIFYYQDIMNSTMVKERLTDSVGGRKGYYGMVIDNIHKKPWLGYGGLKNEVYYINLLRITGDRDRATATTGSLHSGYFSSLFEYGVPAFVCFTLFVMLSALYYSRSFHSNLYFVIPFLASVIFMIGNLTNTFLFLSYVSVLYAVHIGMGMGIHKIEENRLLTSQADYSK, from the coding sequence ATGGGTAACTACGAGCAGCATTTTAGTTGGACAGGAGTTCAAATACACCACTTTTACATCTATTTTGTAATTGCTGGGCTAATTGCTTCGTATTTGACCTATAAAAGCGATTCTAAGTACAAGTTAGAGGGTTTTCTTTTGTCCTTTTACTTTTTGACAGGAAATATAAATGAACTGCTTACAATTAAAATACCGGGTTTTAGCTTTTTTGAAATTCAGCCTATAAGGCTCATATATCTTTTATTGCTCTTTTTTATAATACGGAAAACGCTTTTGTCTAAAGAAAAGCTATTGTCCTCCTCTAAAAGAAGCACTCCGTTATTCATGATTCCGCTTGCACTTTATATCATTCTACTTACAATCTCAATAGGTGTGAATGTGGATGAGGTGGGTTCTGGTGATGCATTAAAAACGGTACTGGAATCTTTTGCATTTGTCATTATTCTTTTTGGTCTAAAGTTAATGGCGGATCAGCCAACTTATGATTTAATTGGAAAATCTATAATCATAGGGGCTATCGTTACAAGTTTAGTTGCTATTGTACAATTAGGGGTTGAACCCTACTTTATGAGAATTGGAGATGATAGGCCGGCTTTTGGGGCGGTAATTAGATCTAATGGAATCTTTAGTACAGAATATTTCCATTCATATTTTTTAATTATAGCAATTGTATGGGTGTTTACTACCGTGAAAAATAACCTTTGGAAAACGGGTCTTGTTATTTTGTTTTCTATAGGCGTAGTTACTTCGTTTATGAGAATGAGTTGGATAATACTAGCCCTAGTGTTGATTACTTATCTTATTTTTATTTATAAGATAGCTCTTGAAAAAATGTTATTTGCTGGATTAACAGGTTTGGCTATACTGCTTTGTGCGGGTATTTTTTACTATCAAGACATTATGAACAGTACAATGGTAAAAGAACGTCTAACGGATTCCGTGGGAGGTCGAAAAGGGTATTATGGTATGGTAATAGATAATATTCATAAGAAACCGTGGCTTGGCTATGGAGGTCTTAAAAATGAAGTGTATTACATTAATCTTTTGAGAATAACAGGAGATAGAGATCGTGCAACCGCAACTACAGGTAGTTTGCATAGTGGATATTTTTCTTCATTGTTTGAATATGGTGTGCCGGCATTCGTTTGTTTTACTTTATTTGTTATGCTTTCAGCATTGTACTATTCTCGCTCCTTTCATTCAAACTTATATTTTGTAATTCCTTTTTTAGCAAGTGTAATATTTATGATAGGTAACCTCACAAACACCTTTTTATTTCTCTCTTATGTTTCTGTGTTGTATGCCGTGCACATTGGCATGGGTATGGGTATACATAAAATTGAGGAGAATCGATTATTGACATCCCAAGCGGATTACTCAAAATAG
- a CDS encoding polysaccharide biosynthesis tyrosine autokinase, with protein sequence MKEKKNNQVNAQQEINLKLFFRKIYKNKMFFMASIGLFVLLALIYIAVATPIYEVSTSVLIDSKGRNRVLGDSEYVEGGVSLIEMEKNLYNEIGILKSFSLIRQTIEDLSFDVSYYTKSFLSSEEEKYGYFPFEVFLDRSKPQLYGVPFEIELLSDDSYRLNIEGDEFGVSNPLNGSVRDVERSFDFSGEYKFGDTVEHEYFTFTLNRPEYSVNDEDFDGDDLSFVINNIEGVTKNYMGKLEADNIDIQASIFKIVSSGPIVSKEVDFLKKLTQNYVQNELSSRTEIAAGKEAFIRNQLRVISDSLNKFEVKLEAFKRDKKAVDLGATASNALDQTNNLQVEAAKIKMNINYYNSIIRSVKSNRNKDEFIMPSGIGLEDPMINQNILALKELYAERSRKKFYVTSNNEEMTILNGQIKESTELLLNNLRSAVRSSQAALGGITSQLSNIDEQISSLPTREIQLLNIERQNTLYENLYKYLSQELAKTGIARAESTSDTRILDEARMVGNGPVAPQKSLLLALAVVLGMLIPLGWMIFFSPDDTIENVQQVMANSDMPIIASIVHYDNEPKKKRELVVPFLDFDIEKWVRKIKGSEKLFDFVDQNFKPAESDSEVALWKLKESFRDLSTNLKLVNSADKGVIGITSILPEEGKTYSAINLGITLAEAGKKTIIIDADLRNPSLVKGVRKIKGKGLSNYLMGELSSLNEVIHSHEKVKNLKFIPSEIVDGNVHELLSSDKMKSVVEKLKQEYDYVILDTPAVGLVSDFLLLLDVMDINLFVVRRNISKVEFLEDLENLIPRDKKKKSYIIFNDALKEDHKYGYEAKYGLNKEKQLVDKSFSV encoded by the coding sequence ATGAAAGAGAAAAAGAATAATCAAGTTAATGCTCAGCAAGAGATTAACTTAAAATTATTTTTTAGAAAAATATATAAGAACAAAATGTTTTTTATGGCCAGTATAGGTCTCTTTGTTCTTTTGGCGTTGATTTATATTGCTGTGGCCACACCAATTTATGAGGTTTCCACTTCTGTTTTGATTGACTCTAAAGGTAGAAACCGGGTTTTGGGAGACAGTGAATATGTTGAAGGCGGAGTGAGCCTTATTGAAATGGAGAAAAACCTATATAATGAAATAGGTATTTTAAAATCATTTAGTCTCATTAGGCAAACTATAGAAGACCTTAGTTTTGATGTGTCATACTATACCAAAAGCTTCTTGTCTTCTGAAGAAGAGAAGTACGGATATTTTCCGTTTGAAGTTTTTTTGGATCGTTCTAAACCTCAATTGTATGGGGTTCCTTTTGAAATTGAATTACTATCCGACGATAGTTACCGCTTGAATATTGAAGGCGACGAGTTCGGTGTTTCTAATCCATTGAACGGATCTGTAAGAGATGTAGAAAGAAGTTTTGATTTTTCTGGGGAGTATAAGTTCGGAGATACTGTAGAACACGAATATTTCACGTTTACTCTAAATAGACCTGAATATAGCGTAAACGATGAAGATTTTGACGGAGATGATTTAAGCTTTGTAATTAATAACATTGAGGGAGTCACTAAAAATTACATGGGTAAATTAGAGGCCGACAATATTGATATCCAGGCCAGTATTTTTAAAATAGTTTCATCGGGGCCTATTGTAAGTAAAGAAGTTGATTTTCTCAAAAAGCTAACTCAGAATTATGTTCAGAACGAACTTTCGTCAAGAACAGAGATTGCAGCGGGGAAAGAAGCTTTTATTAGAAATCAGTTAAGGGTCATATCTGATTCATTAAACAAATTCGAGGTAAAGCTAGAAGCCTTTAAAAGGGACAAGAAGGCTGTGGATTTAGGTGCTACGGCCTCAAATGCTTTAGATCAGACCAATAACCTTCAGGTTGAGGCTGCCAAAATAAAAATGAATATTAATTATTATAACTCCATTATTAGGAGTGTAAAGAGTAATAGAAACAAGGATGAATTCATAATGCCTTCCGGAATCGGCCTGGAGGACCCCATGATCAACCAGAATATTCTCGCATTAAAAGAATTATACGCAGAGCGCTCAAGAAAGAAATTTTATGTGACGAGCAACAATGAGGAGATGACCATTTTAAACGGTCAAATAAAAGAATCTACAGAACTGTTGTTGAATAACCTAAGAAGTGCAGTTAGGTCTTCACAAGCAGCTCTAGGTGGTATAACATCTCAATTGTCTAACATTGATGAGCAGATAAGCTCTTTACCTACTAGAGAAATACAATTGCTTAATATTGAGCGGCAAAATACGCTGTATGAGAATCTGTACAAGTACTTGAGTCAAGAGTTGGCTAAAACAGGAATAGCAAGAGCGGAGAGTACGTCCGATACGAGAATATTAGATGAAGCAAGAATGGTGGGGAATGGTCCTGTAGCACCACAAAAATCTCTTTTATTGGCTCTTGCCGTAGTGTTAGGTATGCTCATACCTTTGGGGTGGATGATATTCTTTTCACCAGATGATACTATTGAGAATGTTCAGCAGGTTATGGCGAATAGTGATATGCCAATAATAGCGAGTATCGTGCATTATGATAATGAGCCAAAAAAGAAAAGGGAGCTAGTGGTTCCTTTTTTGGATTTTGATATTGAGAAGTGGGTAAGGAAAATTAAGGGTAGTGAAAAGCTTTTTGATTTTGTAGACCAAAATTTTAAACCGGCAGAATCTGATTCGGAAGTGGCACTTTGGAAGCTTAAAGAATCATTCCGAGATCTGAGTACAAATCTTAAACTTGTTAATTCTGCAGATAAAGGAGTTATTGGCATAACCTCTATATTGCCTGAGGAAGGCAAAACTTATAGTGCAATTAATCTGGGAATAACACTTGCAGAAGCGGGAAAGAAAACCATAATTATTGATGCCGATTTGAGAAACCCTAGTCTGGTTAAAGGGGTTCGTAAAATAAAGGGGAAAGGATTATCCAACTATTTAATGGGAGAACTAAGTTCATTGAATGAAGTTATTCACTCACATGAAAAAGTCAAAAATTTAAAATTTATCCCTTCGGAAATCGTAGACGGTAATGTTCATGAGTTATTGTCCAGTGATAAAATGAAGTCTGTTGTTGAGAAGCTGAAACAGGAATATGACTACGTTATTTTAGATACCCCTGCAGTAGGTTTGGTGTCTGACTTTCTTCTGCTTTTAGATGTTATGGATATTAATCTGTTCGTAGTGAGAAGAAATATTTCTAAAGTGGAGTTTTTAGAAGATCTTGAAAATTTGATTCCTCGTGATAAAAAGAAAAAGAGCTATATCATATTTAATGATGCATTAAAAGAGGACCATAAATATGGGTATGAAGCCAAATATGGTCTGAACAAGGAAAAACAACTTGTGGATAAGTCGTTTTCGGTGTAA
- a CDS encoding polysaccharide biosynthesis/export family protein — protein sequence MTIIPSIKKPMLTFFKNAYAALSLQRVFVILITLTLTSCYTTKGVNYLQSPDQEMTIRLRPTEYGVQPNDVLSVKVQSRDPDQVAYFNNSTVENRNLQANPASLFLTGYTVDKEGAIDLAIVGKVNVQDMTVEEIRDFVQTEIDKYLLNAVVSVKLTSFKVSVLGDVKTPGTTYIYNTQATIFEALSAAGDLNISAKRKNVKLIRQKGDKSIVVDLDLTSPEIIRSPYYFLHPNDVLYVETSKENLFQKNLGVFSLVLSAISTTILVLSFNNN from the coding sequence ATGACAATTATACCAAGCATAAAAAAACCGATGCTTACTTTTTTTAAAAATGCATATGCCGCACTTTCCCTGCAGCGGGTTTTTGTAATATTGATCACTTTAACATTAACTTCTTGTTATACTACTAAAGGTGTGAATTACCTTCAAAGTCCTGATCAAGAAATGACCATACGTCTGAGACCTACGGAATATGGAGTGCAACCAAATGATGTGTTAAGTGTTAAAGTGCAAAGTAGAGATCCTGATCAAGTAGCATATTTTAATAATTCAACCGTAGAAAACAGAAATTTGCAGGCTAATCCTGCTTCACTTTTTTTAACAGGCTATACTGTTGATAAAGAAGGGGCTATAGATTTGGCTATCGTGGGAAAGGTTAATGTGCAGGACATGACTGTTGAAGAAATTCGCGATTTCGTACAAACCGAAATAGACAAATATTTATTGAATGCCGTGGTATCCGTAAAGCTTACCAGCTTCAAGGTTTCGGTTCTAGGTGATGTAAAAACTCCAGGAACAACGTATATATATAATACTCAAGCAACCATTTTTGAGGCTTTAAGTGCCGCGGGGGATTTAAACATATCTGCAAAGCGTAAGAACGTTAAATTGATTCGTCAAAAGGGAGATAAATCCATTGTGGTAGATTTAGATTTGACAAGCCCGGAAATCATAAGGTCGCCCTATTATTTTTTACATCCCAATGATGTGTTGTACGTAGAAACATCAAAAGAAAATCTTTTTCAAAAGAACTTGGGAGTTTTCAGTTTAGTGCTTTCCGCAATATCTACGACCATATTAGTATTGAGTTTCAATAACAACTAA
- a CDS encoding exopolysaccharide biosynthesis polyprenyl glycosylphosphotransferase, which yields MNSKNRFILINLLAFEFVLLNVVLTICFMFKLPDFSFSDTAILWNMVRLMVIYNVTWLVIIMYIRSSEFYFNPDFGYFKSIVTSLFFFVGFVISAVILLKIRYFARSTFIIPIFIFSYLNLVSHKYLLQYLKKRASHLFSDTLLIGSGYDENNIQGFTNAMTQYGYNIMGYLENRDKKPKNVLGFNIFGSIDDLPEALSNHGIDDIFIAMAGMKHEKIMETISIADSFGVRVKLIPKNPLLKSKNYKAVTMGDLAVFKLRESPLDHFSTTVLKRLFDFCFALVVLVLLSPIFLIIALLIKIDSKGPVFYTPLRKGEAGKTFKCYKFRTMSVTEDPVNGSKSTVVNDPRITRIGKFLRKGDLDELPQFYNVLKGEMSVIGPRPHRINLQNDFRKTVNHYMVRSYVKPGITGWAQVNGWRGPTVTDEQKNQRVNHDLWYIENWSPWLDVKIIFLTIFGSHHKKAF from the coding sequence ATGAATTCAAAAAATAGATTTATTCTTATAAATTTACTTGCATTTGAGTTTGTTCTACTCAATGTAGTTTTGACCATATGCTTTATGTTCAAATTGCCTGATTTTTCATTTAGTGACACGGCAATTCTTTGGAATATGGTGCGGTTAATGGTCATCTATAATGTTACTTGGTTAGTAATCATTATGTACATTAGGAGTAGTGAGTTTTATTTTAATCCGGATTTTGGTTATTTTAAGAGTATAGTAACATCACTTTTTTTCTTCGTTGGTTTCGTTATTAGTGCTGTTATTTTGCTAAAAATCAGGTATTTTGCGCGATCAACTTTTATTATACCTATTTTTATTTTTTCCTATTTAAACTTGGTGAGCCATAAGTATTTGTTGCAATATTTAAAGAAAAGGGCTTCGCATCTTTTTTCCGATACATTACTTATAGGGTCGGGCTATGATGAAAACAACATTCAGGGTTTTACTAATGCGATGACCCAGTACGGCTATAATATCATGGGCTACTTGGAGAACAGAGATAAGAAGCCGAAAAACGTTTTAGGGTTTAATATTTTCGGTAGTATAGATGATTTGCCAGAGGCGCTGTCAAATCATGGTATTGATGATATTTTTATTGCCATGGCGGGTATGAAGCATGAAAAAATCATGGAGACAATATCGATAGCTGATAGTTTTGGGGTGAGGGTGAAATTGATTCCTAAAAACCCACTTTTAAAATCTAAAAATTACAAGGCTGTCACCATGGGAGATTTGGCGGTTTTTAAACTTCGTGAGTCTCCCCTAGATCACTTTAGTACAACTGTACTAAAAAGATTGTTCGATTTTTGTTTTGCTCTTGTCGTATTGGTATTACTGTCTCCTATATTTTTAATTATTGCCTTACTTATAAAGATAGACTCCAAAGGACCGGTGTTTTACACCCCCCTTAGGAAGGGTGAAGCGGGCAAAACTTTTAAATGCTATAAGTTCAGAACAATGTCAGTAACGGAAGATCCGGTTAACGGTTCTAAGTCTACTGTAGTTAATGATCCTAGAATTACTCGTATAGGTAAGTTCTTAAGAAAAGGAGATTTAGATGAATTGCCCCAGTTTTACAATGTTTTAAAAGGGGAGATGAGTGTTATAGGTCCTCGACCACATAGAATCAATCTGCAAAATGACTTTAGAAAGACGGTAAATCATTATATGGTTAGAAGCTATGTTAAACCTGGTATAACAGGCTGGGCACAAGTAAATGGCTGGAGAGGTCCAACTGTGACAGATGAGCAAAAAAATCAAAGAGTAAATCATGATTTATGGTACATTGAAAATTGGAGTCCTTGGTTAGATGTTAAAATCATTTTTCTTACCATTTTTGGGAGTCACCATAAAAAGGCATTTTAA